A part of Arachis hypogaea cultivar Tifrunner chromosome 12, arahy.Tifrunner.gnm2.J5K5, whole genome shotgun sequence genomic DNA contains:
- the LOC140176673 gene encoding uncharacterized mitochondrial protein AtMg00810-like, whose protein sequence is MDNMLNSKGVPTPMVTNLKLSGQGDDEFDNPYLYRSIVGSLQYATLRPEISFLVNKVIQYMQFPLLTHWKCVKRILRYLTGTIDQGLLFHASTDLRLFSFTDSDWGLDIDDRRSTCGYGIYLGSNLVS, encoded by the coding sequence ATGGATAACATGCTAAACTCCAAAGGAGTTCCTACTCCTATGGTCACAAATTTAAAACTCTCAGGTCAGGGAGATGATGAATTTGACAATCCATATCTATATAGATCTATAGTAGGATCATTGCAATATGCAACTCTTAGGCCTGAGATTTCCTTTTTGGTAAATAAGGTTATCCAGTATATGCAATTCCCGCTTCTTACACACTGGAAATGTGTAAAGAGAATTTTGCGATACTTAACTGGCACTATTGATCAAGGTCTATTATTTCATGCCTCTACTGATTTAAGGCTATTTAGTTTTACAGATTCGGATTGGGGGTTAGATATTGATGACCGAAGATCTACTTGTGGATATGGAATCTATTTGGGATCAAATCTTGTTTCATAG